A genomic region of Bernardetia sp. ABR2-2B contains the following coding sequences:
- a CDS encoding UbiA family prenyltransferase, with amino-acid sequence MITRSTLLHLRIPFSIFLMPVFCFAASQAVHLTWQIYFIVFVILHIFVYPASNGFNSFYDKDEGSIGGLKNPPKVNQDLLTTSLVFDIIGLFFSFMFVNWQFALLVFIYGLMSKAYSHPSIRLKKYAIGGWLTVGIFQGAFTYLMCVLAFEKDFSMSSDTAFSGFEVFFQERHLFAAALISVLLLGSYPMTQIYQHEEDAKRGDKTISLFLGIRGTFIFTILFFGLAAVGFYFYFSTYQYEFYFWLFQAFLAPVLLYFVYWTFISWKDASQANFQRTMLLNVLSSLSMIAYFTVITLM; translated from the coding sequence ATGATTACTCGTTCTACTCTTCTCCATCTTCGAATTCCATTTTCTATTTTTTTGATGCCTGTTTTTTGTTTTGCTGCTAGTCAGGCTGTTCATCTAACGTGGCAAATATATTTTATTGTTTTTGTGATTTTGCATATTTTCGTTTATCCAGCCAGTAATGGCTTCAATAGCTTTTATGATAAAGACGAGGGAAGTATTGGAGGACTTAAAAACCCACCCAAAGTAAATCAAGATTTGCTCACGACTTCACTAGTTTTTGATATAATCGGACTCTTTTTTAGTTTCATGTTTGTCAATTGGCAGTTTGCCTTGCTTGTTTTTATTTATGGATTGATGTCAAAGGCATATAGCCACCCAAGTATTAGACTAAAAAAATATGCGATTGGTGGTTGGCTGACGGTCGGAATTTTTCAAGGAGCTTTTACCTATTTAATGTGTGTATTGGCTTTTGAAAAAGATTTCTCAATGTCTTCTGATACTGCTTTTAGTGGTTTTGAAGTGTTTTTTCAAGAAAGACATCTTTTTGCAGCTGCTTTGATTTCAGTTTTGCTTTTGGGTTCGTACCCAATGACACAGATTTATCAGCACGAAGAAGATGCAAAGCGAGGCGACAAAACAATCAGTTTGTTTTTAGGCATTCGTGGAACGTTCATTTTTACCATTTTATTTTTTGGTTTGGCAGCAGTAGGGTTCTATTTTTACTTTTCTACCTATCAATATGAGTTTTACTTTTGGCTTTTTCAAGCCTTTCTAGCTCCTGTGTTGCTTTATTTTGTCTATTGGACGTTTATTTCTTGGAAAGATGCTTCACAGGCTAATTTTCAAAGAACTATGCTTCTGAACGTTTTGTCTTCGCTTTCTATGATTGCTTATTTTACGGTAATTACTTTGATGTAA
- a CDS encoding choice-of-anchor D domain-containing protein — MKQSLHFKKNISFFFSLFFLLISWQVQAQWKTLITSPNNTSITYDESLVTDSQDNAYFVLEENTERISKVIKFDGNTQTELGSEGFAVETEYTSIAIDNNDIIYVAYNDLTLNRATTVKKFDGTNWVLVGNAGFSSPNSTNQSLEIDNNGTPYVLFIDENERNSFVMKFNGTNWVNVGAGVSAANAGAVTLNRLKINSNNIPYVMHNNIELASQISVKKFDGTNWVSVGNEGFTGFTEIDLQNSSFAISSSDVPYVAFQDFAQGNKVSVMKFDGNNWVLVGNAGFTANAGAFPSIVIGQNEIPYVSYKDAAFSKANVMKFDNGGWVHVGSPDFAVPVTDLQNLAISSSDKLYLLFHNALSDFYATLMTFETSSAPQLTIQADREEIYDNQTFNIGAVDYTCTANTITKTFTIRNAGFSDLVLSGNPFIQISGSSDFTVSQVRSNTIASFEAQTFAVTFKPTRAATQTAIISIRSNDPSNTPYTFNITGSGVYGIPSPINRIVYDSPNTPSVFFGTSVAIWNNYMVVGSPEEQEAIVYKYNGISWQEDAVLKGTNNLPLGNTLDFGYAVDIYEDYIVVGGWRDSFRGAAYVFHKEGSNWIQQARLTASDRQVDDYFGRSVAIDQEHIIIGAWGEDAAGGSAGAAYIYKREGTTWSEQAKLASNDLNGFDLFGFTVDIQNDWAIVGALRQKTNDSDEGAVYTFRRNENTWTQIDKLQPNDVSQGMNFGQSISISGNQLAIGTDRNNNNKGAAYIYKYNGANWIEESKITASDAVSNTLFGTSLSLYGNYLLVGVPFESSTNSTSGAAYFYKKEGANWSEIAKIKPSPAQFDEYVGGSVALHANKLVIGAQGYRSSNGVPIGAVYVSDFGGSKIEVTGNNNYILNGSSYATTSTGTDFGIADACNAGSITREFTITNKGCTTINLTGNPLISINGSSDFVVNNFTTTSIAANASATFSVTYTPNVIGVQNATISIKNSDVDNSLYTFAIQALKKDDNQTAFEAIILGESERISCQNSISLEAQSVSNATSYTWLKDGVEVGNGINYEATSSGDYQVRIKRENCLVTSESVTVLVNYAPLSEIQQQNNISFCGSGILNITSSTLQSNSNASYEWLFNNNVIGTETELRVTQSGNYTLRATKNGCSSETTITISITDSNLPSELILQSSATTLCTNVDLTLTTESISNVKYEWFRNDSLIVSNGTNKLMIDTAGKYRVKVSLNDCELISNEIEIFQAPTPYLNTSETTIFIEQEADNQNIVSVSWKLDDEVVTEFDGQITIIPKKSGSYSAVVTYQSGCIRQTEAISFVVPEGNDNQPNDWVIYPNPSTDGNFEIEFDFPLSENIEITVFDAIGRTIWIQSLQKGSNKQSFYLNRMAQGMYIIKTYSNNQTSIKKLIIK, encoded by the coding sequence ATGAAACAATCTTTACATTTCAAAAAAAACATCTCATTTTTCTTTTCTTTATTCTTTTTATTAATTAGTTGGCAAGTCCAAGCGCAATGGAAAACATTAATAACTAGCCCTAACAATACTAGTATAACCTATGATGAGAGTCTTGTTACTGACTCTCAAGATAATGCTTATTTTGTTTTAGAAGAAAATACTGAAAGAATATCAAAAGTCATAAAGTTTGATGGAAATACTCAAACAGAATTAGGTTCAGAAGGCTTTGCAGTAGAAACAGAATATACAAGTATTGCAATAGATAATAATGATATTATTTATGTTGCTTATAATGACCTTACATTAAACAGAGCTACTACCGTCAAAAAATTTGATGGTACAAACTGGGTTCTTGTAGGTAATGCTGGTTTTAGCTCCCCCAACTCTACAAATCAAAGTTTAGAAATTGATAATAACGGTACTCCTTATGTTCTTTTTATAGATGAAAATGAAAGAAATAGCTTTGTTATGAAGTTTAATGGCACAAACTGGGTAAATGTTGGAGCTGGTGTGAGTGCTGCAAATGCAGGTGCTGTTACTCTTAACAGACTAAAAATAAATAGCAACAATATTCCTTATGTTATGCACAACAACATAGAGTTGGCAAGTCAGATTTCAGTAAAGAAATTTGATGGCACTAACTGGGTAAGCGTTGGTAATGAAGGTTTTACAGGTTTCACAGAAATTGACTTACAGAATAGTAGTTTTGCTATTTCTTCTAGTGATGTTCCTTATGTTGCTTTTCAAGATTTTGCACAGGGTAATAAAGTTAGTGTCATGAAATTTGATGGGAATAACTGGGTTCTTGTAGGTAATGCTGGTTTTACAGCAAATGCTGGTGCTTTTCCAAGTATTGTAATAGGGCAAAATGAAATTCCTTATGTATCTTATAAAGATGCAGCATTTTCTAAAGCCAATGTAATGAAATTTGATAACGGAGGATGGGTACATGTAGGCTCTCCAGATTTTGCTGTCCCTGTTACAGACTTACAAAATTTAGCTATATCTTCTTCTGACAAACTTTATTTATTATTTCATAATGCACTTAGCGACTTCTATGCAACTCTCATGACTTTTGAGACTTCTTCTGCACCACAACTAACTATTCAAGCAGATAGAGAAGAAATATACGATAACCAAACATTTAATATCGGAGCTGTAGATTATACCTGTACGGCTAATACAATCACAAAAACATTTACAATAAGAAATGCTGGTTTTAGTGACTTAGTTTTGAGTGGTAACCCTTTTATACAAATTTCTGGCTCATCAGATTTTACAGTTAGTCAAGTTAGAAGTAATACAATAGCTTCTTTTGAAGCACAAACTTTTGCAGTTACATTCAAACCTACACGAGCAGCTACTCAAACGGCAATAATATCTATAAGAAGTAATGACCCTAGCAATACTCCCTATACCTTTAATATTACAGGTTCAGGTGTTTATGGAATTCCTAGTCCTATTAACCGTATTGTTTATGACAGTCCAAACACTCCATCAGTTTTTTTTGGAACATCTGTAGCAATATGGAATAACTATATGGTAGTAGGCTCTCCAGAAGAACAAGAGGCTATTGTTTATAAATATAATGGAATATCTTGGCAAGAAGATGCTGTTTTGAAAGGCACTAATAATTTACCTTTAGGAAATACACTAGATTTTGGATATGCAGTAGATATATATGAAGATTATATCGTAGTTGGAGGTTGGAGAGATAGCTTTAGAGGAGCTGCTTATGTATTTCACAAAGAAGGGAGTAATTGGATTCAACAAGCAAGACTGACAGCAAGTGATAGACAAGTTGATGATTACTTTGGACGAAGTGTAGCCATTGATCAAGAACATATTATTATTGGAGCTTGGGGAGAAGATGCAGCAGGAGGTTCAGCAGGAGCAGCATACATCTATAAGAGAGAAGGTACTACATGGTCAGAACAAGCTAAATTGGCTTCTAATGATTTGAATGGATTTGACCTATTTGGGTTTACTGTCGACATACAAAATGACTGGGCAATTGTGGGAGCTTTAAGACAAAAAACCAATGATTCAGATGAAGGAGCTGTTTATACATTTCGTAGAAATGAAAATACTTGGACACAAATAGACAAACTTCAACCTAATGATGTTTCACAAGGAATGAATTTTGGTCAATCTATTTCTATTTCAGGAAATCAACTAGCCATAGGAACAGATAGAAATAATAACAATAAAGGAGCAGCTTATATTTACAAATATAATGGAGCTAACTGGATAGAAGAATCAAAAATAACTGCTAGTGATGCTGTTAGTAATACTCTTTTTGGTACATCTTTGAGCCTTTACGGAAACTACCTTTTAGTAGGAGTTCCATTTGAATCTAGCACAAATTCGACATCAGGAGCTGCTTACTTCTATAAAAAAGAAGGAGCTAACTGGTCAGAGATTGCAAAAATAAAACCTTCTCCTGCTCAATTTGATGAATATGTGGGTGGTAGTGTTGCCTTACATGCCAATAAACTTGTGATAGGAGCGCAAGGGTATCGTTCTAGCAATGGAGTACCGATAGGTGCTGTTTATGTTTCTGATTTTGGAGGTTCTAAAATAGAAGTAACAGGCAATAATAACTATATTCTAAACGGTAGTTCATATGCTACTACAAGTACAGGAACAGATTTTGGAATTGCTGATGCTTGTAATGCTGGTTCTATTACCAGAGAATTTACAATTACTAATAAAGGCTGTACAACAATAAATTTAACTGGAAATCCCCTTATTTCTATTAATGGTTCTTCTGATTTTGTAGTTAATAATTTTACTACCACTTCTATAGCTGCAAATGCTAGTGCTACTTTTTCAGTTACTTATACGCCAAATGTTATAGGAGTTCAAAATGCTACTATTTCTATCAAAAATAGTGATGTAGATAATTCGCTATATACATTTGCAATACAAGCCCTAAAAAAAGATGATAATCAGACAGCTTTTGAGGCAATTATTTTAGGAGAGAGCGAACGTATTTCTTGTCAAAACTCTATATCATTAGAAGCACAAAGTGTAAGTAATGCAACTTCTTATACGTGGCTCAAAGATGGCGTTGAAGTAGGAAATGGAATAAACTATGAAGCAACTTCTTCTGGAGATTATCAAGTAAGAATTAAAAGAGAAAACTGTCTAGTAACATCTGAATCTGTAACAGTTCTTGTAAACTATGCTCCTTTATCAGAAATACAACAACAAAATAATATTAGTTTTTGTGGAAGTGGAATACTTAATATTACTAGTTCTACACTACAATCAAACTCAAATGCTAGTTATGAATGGTTATTTAACAATAATGTAATTGGTACAGAAACAGAATTAAGAGTTACTCAAAGTGGAAACTATACATTGAGAGCAACAAAAAATGGCTGTAGTTCAGAAACTACTATTACTATTTCCATTACAGATTCAAACTTACCTTCTGAATTAATATTGCAATCTTCTGCCACCACTCTTTGTACTAATGTAGATTTGACTTTGACAACTGAATCTATTTCAAATGTAAAATATGAATGGTTTAGAAATGATAGTTTGATTGTTAGTAATGGAACAAACAAATTAATGATAGATACAGCAGGAAAATATAGGGTAAAAGTTAGTCTAAACGACTGTGAACTTATTTCTAATGAAATTGAGATTTTTCAAGCTCCAACACCATATTTGAACACCTCTGAAACAACTATTTTTATAGAACAAGAGGCAGATAATCAAAATATAGTTTCTGTTTCATGGAAACTTGATGATGAAGTTGTAACAGAATTTGATGGACAAATTACGATTATACCTAAGAAAAGTGGTTCTTATTCAGCAGTTGTTACCTATCAATCTGGTTGTATAAGACAAACAGAAGCAATTTCATTTGTAGTACCAGAGGGAAATGATAATCAGCCTAACGATTGGGTTATTTATCCAAATCCTAGTACGGATGGAAACTTTGAAATAGAATTTGACTTTCCTCTCTCAGAAAATATAGAAATAACTGTTTTTGATGCAATAGGAAGGACTATCTGGATTCAATCTCTACAGAAAGGAAGTAACAAACAATCATTTTATCTCAATAGAATGGCTCAAGGAATGTATATTATTAAAACCTATTCTAACAATCAAACTTCTATTAAAAAACTTATCATAAAATAA